GGAAATTGGTTACAAAGTACGTACAACTGCTTCTTTAAACTTTCACCCatacaaataaaagaaaaaaactgcTGCTAATTCTGGTGTTACAGAACAACTGCATTATTCATCAGTTGTGCAGTGCTTTCATTTGTTGATAGAATTAGTTGGTCTTCCATAAAAAATAGTTGCAGATGATGATGGCAaagaaaaaataggaaaaataattATAGGAGTCACATAAGATCAAACAGATCAGTGAAGTAAATTTTAGTTTTGGTTAAAAGTATTATAACTGATTATGTTACGAGTGAGTTATAAGTGGAAATAAAATAGGGGTAAGGGTTAACTCTTGGTAACACTAATGGTTACCAAAAtcgcaaaataaatattaggtAATGGAATAGGTTAATCGTTATCGTTTCCAACTCCTAAATTTTACAAACCAAGCACCCTATTAGGGTGTTTTGGTTCGGAGAAAaatcttttttcaatttttattgaagttttattgattaatttgatacaattttaaaatatataagtaATAACTAGTGTATGGAAGTGTTTTTTTTACATTCAAACATTTTCCTATAAAGTtatgtataacaaaatatttttcgtcaaaacaaacaGTTGATAACAATGTTTACATACCGACCATCATAGCAGCGACTCTACCGCCTCCAATTGGGGTTATAAGCATGCGATAAAGTTCCAACAGAAAAGGAGGAAATAGAGACCTCAGTATCCGAACCTATAATTACGAACATTAATGCAATGAGATAACTGTATGTCATATTGCCGTCTTAGCTCAGTGGTAGAGCGCGTGGCTTTTAACCACGTGGTCGTGGGTTcgatccccacagacggcgctttcaaaatttttttattttatatttttaatcaaaaagatCGAGTTTCGACTCAATTAGTACGCATGGATTCTCCCAgtaaaattttaagtttgattttcatATCTTATAATTCAACAAAAATCATACCGCGGCTTGATTAGTCTGGCGAGTAGTTCTACCAATCATGAGTCCATTTACAAGTTCCATCATGCCATCATaaccttctttctttgattcCCATCCAACCTCCTATTTTATCCATCACAAACCACATTAATATGTCTtaagtttgtaaaattttttagcCTTATCTCaaattattacaaataataaattgcttaatatatatatatattaagaaaaaaagaatttctaacCCATTCTATACACGTATACAAGTATGGTTGATTAGCTcacaactaattaaaaaaattgagtctAGACAATGAGAAGAGTAAACCACAAATAAATTTGTCGTGAAACTTCACATGAGAAGCAAGATATAAGATTTCATGtcaataaaatagtgggttatATACTTGTATATATATCGTGTGAGCTAATAATCCTCTTACCACCATATGATTTTgagaaacaatgaacctcatcaaatgtatgtgcaagtcaatgcTCTTGGCTCGTGGGGTTATGAGCTCGAGCCCACAGGTATCCCGTGTCCACACGAATGGGACACGGTAAGATATGTAACGAATTATCACGACCTAATATGTGTCTCACGTGTGTGGGTGAGTGTTGGAAATACGTGAAACAAGATCCCACGTAGTGAGTTGTGGACTTTGATGTATGTTGAgtgagctaatcttcctactaccatatgatTTTAAAGTGTATGAGGAAATACTCTTGACCCGTGAttccgtgtccacacgagtgagCCACGTTAAAATCATTTGACAAATTGTCGCATCtaataaaattcaacaaaaattcACTAGTAGAGTCAATTGGTTGTAATAACTCCGGTACTTTATAGGGTGATTTACACTCTTCTCCTCCTTCGACGTGGAAAGATTCACCATTAAAATTGATTGTTAGTAATACGAGTTACTGCAATCTTTATTTGGAGGTGGGATAACtcaaatatgaataataattgtGAACTTTAAACCTAATAATTTACCTCAACTAATTTCTTCCTAAATGAATTGAGAAAAAAATCATCTAGCCAAGTGGGTTTGTATTGAGATCTAGCCACCAATTCTCCATCTTTTACCTGCTACAGAGAAATCAATGAGATGAATTAAAAAACACTAGCACTTATTTTTTCTGAGAGTTTGGAAATTCAGAACTTACCGAtgtagatgatgatgacgacgatGAAGAACACGAAACCCTAAAATGCGGGGTTTTAcagaaatattttatattttgaaattggTTTGTGGTGGGAGAAGATAATAGAGGTTTTTGTAAATGGAGGGGATGATAAAGGTTCTGCATAATTCCACCAGCTTCACAAACTTTTGTGaaccggaaaaaaaaaaagaaatttacaaggaaaaaaattatgaatgtgGACAAATGAGTAGTGAGAAAGACCGCTTTTGCTTTGTTGGCCTTGTACTATAAATTGTGGAGAATTATCGGATATTACTATTATCCCTCCCTCTAACACCAacaactaatacaaatattaaaaaattattaaattattgaaaaaatattcagaataattttttgatttttctacaattatttaaatttttaattaattataaataattctcTCTTATTCAGTTTATGtgtttcatttctttttatggttaagtcaccttaattgtcccatttctatttttggtatgggtttttgacttttatgcctttagtagctttatcatattttcaattataccctccattacccatactaattttccttccttacattaaaaaacccataataccacccTCTTTCCTATcattagggtcccacttttaactctccttaaaatccgtaaaaagtcaaatggtacTCCTAAGGGGAATAGCGGGGAGTACGAATtaataagagtatttttctGTCACATCCAAGTAGGTAAATTACCTACTAATACTATTATAggtaaattgaaagaaaaaaaaaaagcaaacaaAACCCAGCCCCTTCCCTACTACCACCAACCCACCACCATCAACATCCCTGCTCTTCCTTCCTGCGACTGACACCAACCCCTTCCCCTATTGCCAGTTTGCCACCAATCCCCtcttcatcattaatttcaACCTTTGTAACCTTTTAATGGCGGCTTCTTCACCATTTTCTCTTTCCTATTCATCTTCAACCTAATAACACCACCATTTTAATGGCTTCATCTTTATCTTCAACCTTCATAATCTTTAATggcttcattttcattttctttctcctcTTCATCTTCAACCTAACAACAACACCACTTTATCTTCAACCTCCACTTCATCTTTCTTCCCTACTACTATATTTTTGTGGCAGGTTTTGAGTTGCAATGTAACTATATAAGAAGTGTACGGAATTCCGTTAGTGATTTGTGTGAATGCAATGAACTTAATTGATAGGTTATCTTGTTGTTTAATTGAATCGTGCTATGTAAATAGTTGATGCAAAAGGTTCTTATAGATGAGATTTAGAGACTTTGAAGAAAATGCAGAATTTTACTTTGTTTCACTTGGATAGTTGGATTGTCTTGAAAGTAACAGAGATCATATTGCTGTTTATTGCTCTATGAATCTCTACATTGCTTCTTTATCACTTGAATTGAGTGATTCTATATTTGTTGGTCACTATGTATATGgaagtataaaattattttcaggTAGTTGGATAATTGCAAGGATTTTTTTGGTCACTTGCAATTGCAATCTATCCCGGGGGGTGCCGGTGGATGAAAAGgaaccttttttttttgattttttttcctaaatgaCCTATTAAACAATTTGTAATTTCGGATGTTACTAAAAAACATCTAATTTAATTGGTATTATTGATGGTTAATTAAAAGCTAGTGATTATTGTAGCGAAATTGAGAAAAGGTTAAATTATTGTGGGCAATTTTCCTAAATCATTTTGCTAAgataaaaagcaagagaaaacGTATGAATTAGAATAAAAGAAATGATAAGaatattctttaaaataaaaatatcacaaTATTAAAGAGatggattaaaataaaaattgtagtAATTTATTAAGACAAAGAGAGTAATAGTTAGTAATAGTTATGGGTGAAAATGTTTTTCAAGAAACTTATGTAATTGTTTGACTACAAAagatcaaaaatcaaaacttaatacACAATCTAAACAAAAaagtcatttattaattaaggtTGTTGTAATGTTTAGACTTGACGTTTGagttaaaataataaacaattatataaacaatacgTCAAATGTCAATCTAAATATTCATCCACAAGCATCAAATTGATCTAAAGAACAAATACATGCCTAAGTgcctcatttaagaatttgtaatGTATTTGTTCATCAAAATATACACATACTCCAATAGGGAGTATGTAGTGAGTGATATTATCAAGTTGGTCTAAGAACTTGACTTCAAATTACGTCGAATCAACCTTGTTATCAATGAATTTAAACCTAACTCAATTTCGTCGTATTAACCAAGTATAAACTCAGAGATAAAATAAACCCAGGATTAAAACTTTATATTAACTCAACATGATTCAACTTATTCAATACTAGTATAATTTAAACTTGACCAAGTAATCGAATTTATTGCTCTACAATCTAgatgttataatttaaaatagtaaagtaCCACTAAATTTAGATAGGCTATGGGAGAGCTTGAGGAGTTAGTATGAAATTTGGGATTGCCTTGTCTAGAGGCTCAGAAGTACAACCAATTTCTATCATAAGTTGCATATATGTACAAAAATTTTAAGCCCAAAGGGCAAGTATTGACATTGACACAGAACCCAGAACCAGAGCAATATAGCAGCCCTTCTTAATCTTTGCCTCGGAGCTCATCATTTTATTATGAAAGAAATCTGCGGATATTAGATCGACCAGAGCCATGTATATGAGTATACCCGAAGACAAAGAACCTAACAAACCTTCGGAAATCAATGCATTAGCGCTGCTGTCATCGTACCCTGTTACTGAGAATATGATCATCCCTAATATAATCCCCATCGGTGTTGTCACTGCAAACATGAAACACATGTAGGCTGTCGTCTTGAAGCTGAATCCTGCCTGAGAAAACGAAAGTAAACACAGTCACATTCACATATACTATTTGGAATGAACAAAGACGGTAAACACAGGGAAAGAATAACGTCGAGCATCTTGTCTGCTCAACAATCACGCAACCTAAACCGATGTAAACTACAAGTCATATTCTCCTCGGCTCAGCTAGAATTATACAACGCACTGAAATTAAATTAGACCAACCAAAACATGCTTCTTCCGACAAAGAAACAGAAGTGAAACCATCGACCATTCTTAATGCTAACGTTGAGCAATACTCCTACAGACAAGCGGCAAAGCCACAGGGCCCTCAAGGCCGCCTACTCTCAGCCCATTTTTTGAGTTTGGCCCTGCAGGCTACAACAACTCTTTGATTATATGGAGTTAATATTGTTAGTAAAGTTTTAATATCAtattatgtttttcaattcttttaataATTGGAAGTTAAAGTAGTACCAATAACCCTAATGGAAAAAGCATTTCAGAACGTTTAAAGTACtagaatattaatatattatgcaTTTTACAATTATGTTAGAACTTTATTAATGATATATTGCAAgtaaaaagaaatagaaatattatattatgtgctTCTAGAAACTTTCTTTTAAATTAATGAAATCATTATATGCTCTTTCCATTTATTATATTGCAACAGCTACAAATGTGGATGTGACTCACCATGGCGTTAGAATGTcacatatatgtgtgtgtgggGTGGAAGAAGTACACTTGTGCGTGCGACTTACGATGGAATTGTGAATTGTGACAataaaagtgctaccactagcTACATGAAATAAGACTTAATACTCCATAGTATTGTGATTTATAACAAAAGGAAATGATGTAACCCCACTCAAGAGCTTAGATACATGGACTTAGGCAAGACACATACAAAATTCCATATTAACAAAGACTTAGCCAAGACCAAAAAACTACTAATTACTTTCTTCGTCCCCATTGAATTTACagcattttctatttcggtccGTTCCACTTAATTcacatcatttctatttttttgacAATAACCCCCAACTTTCTTTtcatctcatccatacattttaattctcttttactttcatccatacaattcattttctctcttcatttattactaattttttaaaaattattatttttatttttgatgcaAATCGAATAGGGCTGATGGGTCATAGTGAAAGGACTCTTCATGCTCCACAAAGCGATTAAGAAAATAGAAGTAGACATACATTGAGGGGTTAGGGACAAAGGAGTAGATACTATATTAGTGATATAACCCTATCActtttactctatattttctCTAAATTCTAAATACCCTACGATTTTAATCTACTATATTAAATTTCTTAGTTTCCACACCAAAAACAAAAGTGACAAAATAATTGGAAcgaaagagtatattactagaTTAGTGATAGGAAGTAGAATAACTATAACCACTGGTCACATTAACAATGTTTAGACGGAATTTGCATTACTTAAATATAGACCCCACAATGAGCACAAAGATGTACCAAAGTTTCTCGTCAAAGTGACTTGATGAATCACGGCACTTTTAGCTTACAAGTTACGAGCAGTGACACAAAGTCAATCCAGCATTACACTATGAACATTACTCCAAAGATGCATAGTGAAGTTATGACTCGGCATTTGTTGTCATGATATACTTATATTTGCCTATGTTTGCTTGAGTGCTAAACATAATTAAACAAGCTATTCTAATACAGTAGCATCTCATTACCCAATGCAAACAATGGCTTCCAAGCAGGGGCAAATCTAGAATATATTTATTACCTGAGTCAATATTATATGATCTTATTGTAtgagagaaaataaataaaaatccataaattgGCATGGTGTAATTAGCTGCAAATGCCTTAGTCAAAACACATAGAAGGTCGTGTGTTTGAACCAATGGTGGATCCAGACCTCAAGTTCAATGAGAGCACAAACTAGTAtataaataattcattaaaaacatTTCAAACATACCTAAATTAAAgatatatcaaaaataataatattttagattCAAAATTATCAATTGCAAAATTGGCATATACTTTTATACTGCTAATAAATTTATTGTGTTTGGAATGTATATATGTACCGGTTAAGTATGATATATATCAATTAACTATAATCCGCGTCTCACTAGTCTTATTAATCCAGCACGCGTTTGCATTTTAGATATAATTAGTTAGTATTAAGATAATCAATAGTAATGTTTAGCTCAGTTGGTAAGATGCACAGATCAACAATCTTTGATGTTAGGTTGTGGGATCAATCCTTGCTAactacaattttttaaaaattaagtgaGTACCCTCAAGTGTGGACGGGTGAGCCCCCGGGCTCCGCCCATGGTTCGAACAATAAACATCAGTTTAACATACTACTTTATTTTTCAAGACCTGGGCAATAGCCCATGCCAGCCAGGGTCTAAATACGCCCAAGCTTCCAAGTGAGTTCCATCTAAGCGGGATTTGAAAGTTCAATGCAATTAACGTCATAGatgtaaaaaaacaaaaattttatgcCAATTGATATGTAATGGTAAACAGTAAACACCATTAGATTGCGAATACTATAAGTCTACAACAACTCATTTGGCCATTTTACAACCGTCTAGTCTAATTCAAAAACTAAGAATGGAAATTCTCTGATATACCTgagttttttttgccttttttacaaatatttttgaaattcgCATGGTGACATTGAGATTCCAATTTTTCTATATGGCAGACAAAATAATATGTTTaggttaaattaagtaattatttcgACTTCATTTCAATATAGGGTAATTatgatgttttttcttttttaaaaaaatgtcattgggtaaaagttaacaaaaaaattttttcctTTCTATCACATGAAAATGTTGAAAGGTCAAGTACACCGcatgaattaaaattatatttgtcaACCACGTGAAAAAGTCGAAAGTTCAGCATTAACAACGTAGAATTTTTCCCAACTAAGAACTATAATTCTCTATTTTCATGAGAATGAACACATAAACTAGCTATTTAATTGATTATCCGAAACCAATCTGACagcataatttttcttaatttgtagAAAATCATGGGTTGCTAAGGTTTTACATTGCAATTGATTGTATTCTCATCGAAGATCAATTTTTCCCTCCTCTAGCTATCCTTACCTcatagtttaaaaaaaaaaaaaaactaactaaaaCTTGTAATTTGATAGGAAAATTTTAGCCTAAGGATGGAAAATTACCCTGTAATCCATCTTATATAAGATTAATACACATTACCAATCTAAATGAACCCCAATTTAACATACTAGCAAAATTGCAaatcattaattaataataaatttaagtttggAAAAATTAAGTATTCATTAAATTGGAAAAGATTAAGGGTTTATTAAAGATTACCTGAGCAATACAACCACCGAGACCCATGCCTTCAAAAATCTGATGGAAAGAAAGAGCAGCCACAAGGGGTTTAATAGTGCAAACATTTTGTGACATCCCCAAAGTCACTCCTATTATCACCGAATGAAATATAATTCCAATTTCCAACACTTGTGACACCATCCTCTGCCTCAATTTCTCCCTCATTTCTTCAACCTCAGCAGTATCCGCCGCCGTAACCGCTACCTTCTCACATACATCACCGCTTTCCTTCACTACCACCACCATCTCCACCTTTCCTTCACCTTCCCCTCCGCCATGACAGTGAGGAGCATCAAGCCGAGCGTAACCTTCGCTCGTCGAATGAAGTTCAGCATGTGAGGAATTTGCAGTGAGGTCGACGAGTAAGGCGAGCAGGGAACCAATTAGGGTAACCAATCCGGCGAATGGAAAATCCTTCCACGGGTGGCGCGTGGAGACAGAACAATCATTAAGCGCGTCGAAGGCGTCAGGTAAGACGTGAACTAGGGAAGTAGACAGAATTACCCCAGCGGCGTAACATTTAATCACTAAAGTAGCCTTATCGTAAACCGGTTTTCCGGCGAAGGATTTGGAAAGGATGACCGGAAAAGAGATTCCGATAACGCTTGTAAGGAAGATTACAAAAGTTGAGACTAGTTTCAAGTGGGTGGCCGACGTGCTGTTACGACACGTGAGTACACGCGCTGCTGCGTCAACGTCGCTGCACGTCGGCATGAGGGAATCACGTGATGAGAGAGAAGGGAGTGATGGGAAGCAATTGGGAGTTGAGAAGTGAGAGAAAGGGGGGAATTGGGAAATGGTGGAGGTGGTGGAATTGGAAGAAGACTAGTCAGTGAGTAAACTAAAGACTAACGAAAGACGAGTAAAATAGTGGTGGTGGTGGAACAGACTTGTAAATGAGGGAAAGTATGGAGCGTAGTACATTAAAGGAGTGGGGCCTACAAGGTTTTTTTATTGGAAAATTAAACATGGTAACATccaattttcataaaatgtCAACGGTAgcattttttaagaaaattccacgtggtagcatctagtttatgcACAAGCTAATTGACATAGCATTtttctttaagttcttattaaattccgtttaattcatcattttgtaagttatttccacatggtagcatccagtttttgtttaattcacaattttaacgtttaattcaccaatttaatgtttaattcaccgtttaatttattaacgccaataaatattgtaataattttgttttcattcaaattgttggcattataaagttcaaaaggtaagtagccaagcactaatactaatacatatttacttcaaacaaaattagagataattctaataataataaaatgatgcaCAAGTGGATACAACAAAAGGCTAAGATTTTGTTAGAGATTATGAACACTGGTTCCCCATCATCTCCATCAACACCAAATCCTACTTGTCATCTTTCTATTTGTTAACGACGTTAA
This Amaranthus tricolor cultivar Red isolate AtriRed21 chromosome 13, ASM2621246v1, whole genome shotgun sequence DNA region includes the following protein-coding sequences:
- the LOC130798328 gene encoding beta-carotene isomerase D27, chloroplastic isoform X1, with amino-acid sequence MQNLYHPLHLQKPLLSSPTTNQFQNIKYFCKTPHFRVSCSSSSSSSSTSQVKDGELVARSQYKPTWLDDFFLNSFRKKLVEEVGWESKKEGYDGMMELVNGLMIGRTTRQTNQAAVRILRSLFPPFLLELYRMLITPIGGGRVAAMMVARVTVFTCQWLMGSCSINSIDLPDGSSCQSGVLVERCKYLEESKCVGICVNTCKIPTQTFFKNHMGIPLLMEPNFTDYSCQFKFGIAPPLPENDSALKEPCLDCCPYASRGRSESLTRMLNAKQCPRS
- the LOC130798328 gene encoding beta-carotene isomerase D27, chloroplastic isoform X2 produces the protein MQNLYHPLHLQKPLLSSPTTNQFQNIKYFCKTPHFRVSCSSSSSSSSTSVKDGELVARSQYKPTWLDDFFLNSFRKKLVEEVGWESKKEGYDGMMELVNGLMIGRTTRQTNQAAVRILRSLFPPFLLELYRMLITPIGGGRVAAMMVARVTVFTCQWLMGSCSINSIDLPDGSSCQSGVLVERCKYLEESKCVGICVNTCKIPTQTFFKNHMGIPLLMEPNFTDYSCQFKFGIAPPLPENDSALKEPCLDCCPYASRGRSESLTRMLNAKQCPRS
- the LOC130798272 gene encoding zinc transporter 6, chloroplastic; this encodes MPTCSDVDAAARVLTCRNSTSATHLKLVSTFVIFLTSVIGISFPVILSKSFAGKPVYDKATLVIKCYAAGVILSTSLVHVLPDAFDALNDCSVSTRHPWKDFPFAGLVTLIGSLLALLVDLTANSSHAELHSTSEGYARLDAPHCHGGGEGEGKVEMVVVVKESGDVCEKVAVTAADTAEVEEMREKLRQRMVSQVLEIGIIFHSVIIGVTLGMSQNVCTIKPLVAALSFHQIFEGMGLGGCIAQAGFSFKTTAYMCFMFAVTTPMGIILGMIIFSVTGYDDSSANALISEGLLGSLSSGILIYMALVDLISADFFHNKMMSSEAKIKKGCYIALVLGSVSMSILALWA